The proteins below come from a single Antennarius striatus isolate MH-2024 chromosome 18, ASM4005453v1, whole genome shotgun sequence genomic window:
- the toe1 gene encoding target of EGR1 protein 1 isoform X2: protein MVQVYNLTLLCSEEYIIEPQSVQFLVQHGFDFNKQYAQGIPYCKGNSKVGSDDRGVHIRVLFTELLRAKKPLVLHNGLIDIVFLYQSFYAHLPERLATFTADLSEMFPAGIYDTKYITEFELRLTASYLEYAYKKCKLDCSRRVTSGGTGPQLHVEFFQYSGHMSSYVDYRLCPAVAFLGGQADICQRFSAFGWCPNGAQCPLSHDTDLIVLQDEKRTGKKRKKRARDKATKGTSTSEDPPKNKLPHMDLDPEGVPDIQEMAESCLQRQLPMDTDGIAQQNQGEDTKADSEGMGVCEDDTELDKSTSSTKTDVTNTKTNCIENRAEDRGLGDNPVHPLKADYQKTKADSGTHRAGFDAFMTGYIFAYACTLEMEEVNSKEREQPSLLPSSLNKVYLSGKAAPLNVVKSTFSKSSKAHMQKMEMVWGERV, encoded by the exons ATGGTCCAGGTGTACAACCTCACCCTGCTGTGCTCAGAAGAGTACATCATAGAGCCTCAATCAGTCCAGTTCCTGGTGCAGCATGGATTTGATTTTAACAAGCAGTATGCTCAAGGGATCCCGTACTGCAAGGGCAATAGTAAG GTCGGATCAGATGACCGAGGAGTCCACATTCGGGTTTTATTCACAGAACTGCTGCGAGCTAAGAAACCCCTGGTGCTCCAcaatggcctcattgacataGTCTTCCTCTACCAG AGTTTTTATGCACATCTACCTGAACGCTTGGCCACCTTCACGGCAGACCTGTCTGAGATGTTTCCTGCAGGTATCTACGACACCAAATATATAACTGAGTTTGAGCTTCGTCTCACCGCGTCCTATCTGGAGTATGCCTACAAGAAATG TAAGCTGGATTGCAGCCGCCGTGTGACTTCTGGAGGGACCGGGCCTCAGCTCCATGTAGAATTCTTCCAATATAGTGGTCACATGTCCAGCTATGTGGACTACAGATTGTGTCCTGCTGTGGCTTTTCTGGGGGGGCAGGCTGACATCTGCCAGCGCTTCTCT GCTTTTGGATGGTGTCCTAATGGCGCCCAGTGTCCGCTGTCCCATGACACCGACCTGATTGTGCTCCAGGATGAAAAACGCACaggtaaaaaaaggaaaaagagagcTAGGGACAAGGCAACAAAGGGCACATCCACTTCTGAAGACCCCCCCAAAAACAAATTGCCTCATATGGATTTGGATCCTGAAGGTGTTCCAGATATCCAGGAAATGGCTGAGTCATGTCTACAACGTCAGCTTCCAATGGACACTGATGGAATTGCCCAACAAAATCAAGGGGAGGACACAAAGGCGGACAGCGAGGGGATGGGAGTGTGTGAAGATGACACAGAATTAGACAAATCTACATCATCCACCAAAACTGATGTTACCAACACAAAAACCAACTGCATagaaaacagagcagaagacagaGGGCTAGGAGACAATCCTGTTCATCCATTAAAGGCTGATTATCAGAAGACAAAAGCAGACTCAGGGACACACCGTGCCGGGTTTGACGCCTTCATGACGGGATACATCTTTGCTTACGCTTGCACACTTGAGATGGAGGAAGTGAACagtaaagagagagagcaacCGTCACTGCTTCCTTCATCTCTCAATAAGGTGTACCTCAGTGGGAAGGCAGCTCCTCTCAACGTGGTCAAAAGCACCTTCTCCAAATCATCCAAGGCCCACATGCAAAAGATGGAGATGGTGTGGGGGGAGAGAGTGTAG